The segment TCGGTGCTATGGCGCAGGTGAGAGAGTGCGCTGAGCGTGTAGATGGTCGCGCAGTACCGATCGGAATTCTGCCGACTCTCCGTACCGTGGACTTTAACAACAAGACCATGACAGATGTGCCGCGCTATCACGCATTGGCCAATCGCCTGAAGCGTGATCGGGGCGGGTTGTTCAAGATTCATATCAAGGGGCAGGATGAGCTGCATCTGGAGATCGATGATATTACCCTCGAAGGCGCCAATACATCTTTTCAGGTTCACTATCGTGTCGATCCCGAGGCATTCACCGATACCTTTAATGCCTTACAGCTGGTGACGCCACTGGTATTGGCCATAGCCAGTAATTCACCCATCGCATTCGGCGAGCGGTTGTGGCATGAGACCAGAATTCCTCTATTCAAGAAATCCATCGATACAAGAAAAGAGCAACTGCTGATGAATGCTCCCTGGCATCAGCTGCCGAGAGTTAACTTTGGCAATGGCTGGGTACGAAATGGGATTCTTGATCTTTTTGCCGAATCAGTACATTTGTATCCTGTGCTGCTGCCTATTCTGGACGACGAAGACAGCCTGGCTACAGTAGCAACAGGGGGGATGCCAAAACTTTCCGAGCTGCGCCTGCAACAGAGCACTGTCTGGTTGTGGAACAGGCCGATCTATGACGATGCATCCGGCGGGCATTTGCGTATCGAACTGAGAGCCCTGCCATCCGGTCCGAGTGTAGTGGATATGATGGCCAATGCCGCTTTGGCGATAGGTCTGACCGAAGGTCTGCGCCCGGAGATAAACCGACTTATCACCGCGCTGCCTTTTTCCTATGCCAACTATAATTTTTACCGGGCGGCGGAGTTTGGTGTCCACAGTCGCATTCTCTGGCCTGACCCCGATGCGTCCCAACTCAGCGATGCGCCGGTGCTGGAACTGCTGCAACGCCTGTTGCCGGTGGCCTACGCCGGGCTGCAGTCAATCGGTGTCGAAACCAGTGAAATTGACCGCTACCTGGGTGTCATAGAGAGGCGTATTGACCGCGGTTTGAGCGGTGCGGAATGGCAGTTGCAGAAATATGATGCGCTGCGTCGTAAGCATGACAGCAGAACCGCCTGCCGTCTTTTGCTCGATCACTACTACGAGCAGAGTACAGCTAATAAACCGGTTTCAGAATGGGACTGACCTCCTCCTGAAGTAGACAGGGATCAAAAGTAAAGCGATGTTTCAACAGACTGAAAGCAATTCCCTCATTCATCACTTCGACAGTTCAATAAGCGACGATATTGGCGAGACCATAGAGGAGTTTCTGGCGTTTCTGCCGGGTCCCAGCCGCATCAGGCTGAAGGGGAAGGACTCCAGCCGTTGCCGTGTACTGGTTACGCTATTGCACGGCAATGAGCCGTCAGGCATGCGGGCTCTGCACAAGCTGTTAAAGCATGGCTGCGATCCGGCGGTGGACATCTATTGCTACCTGATAGCGACGGAAGCCGCGGCTCTGCTGCCATTGTTCACCCACCGTCAGGTTCCTGGTAAGCGGGACTATAATCGTTGTTTTTTACCACCTTTTGAGGTCGATGATCAGGGGCCTGTCTGTGCCCAGCTGCTGGATGAAATATTTCGGCTGAATCCGGAGGCGGTCGTCGATATGCACAATACCTCGGGAGAAGGGCCGTCATTTGGCGTAACAACCAGCTACGATGAAAAGCACGACGAGATCGTCTCGCTGTTCAGCGATCGCCTGGTAGTGACAGATCTGCGGTTGGGGGCTCTGATGGAAACCAACACGGCCAGAGTGCCAGTTGTCACTATTGAATGCGGTGGCTCATTCGAATCCGTGGCTGATCGGATTGCCCTGGAGGGGGTGTCACGCTATTTCAGCAAGGAAGAGTTGTTCGCGGAAGAGACCAGGGATTATGGTATAGAGCTGTTCGTTAATCCCATGCGGGTGGAAATGCATCAGGCGACAACAATATGCTGCGCGGAATCTCATGTACGGGGTTCAGACATTACGCTTATCAGGGATATCGAGCATCTTAATTTCGGCCTTGTCACACCCGACACACTGCTTGGCTGGGTGTCTCCGGAGGCCATGAGTAAGATGGCAGCGTTTGATGCTGAGCGAAAAAATCATTTCACGGCGCTCTACCGTGAAGAGGGCGGCGGGTTGTTTCCGCGGCACAATCAAAAGCTTTTCATGATTACTTCCAATCTGGAAATAGCCCGAAGTGATTGTCTATGGTATGTGACTCCGGCGGAGTAATAGCGCTGGCAGGTTTTTGACAGACTGGTACGCTTGCCGATACATCGCTATAGCCAGACTCAATAGTTAATCAGAAGCTCCCATGGTTTCCATGTTGATATCCTTCTCGAGGACTGTGCCATCAAGATCCTGAACTGAGTAGAGAGGGCCGGCGGGAGCGGCATAAAGGGTAATAATGTATTCTCTGGTTTTCAATATTCCCGTTGCAACCGGAGCAGTGTTCCTGTCAGATTCAGAACAAGCGGATAAAAACGTCACGGCCAGCATTATTATGACGGTGCGCGATAAGGCGCCGAGTCGAGTTCGCATTGCAGTATATTGCTCTCGTATCAATAATTTCTGTCGGTCAGACTCTGTCGCCACTTAAGTGTCGGGTCGGGATTGTCGCTGTAGATGAGTCGGCCGTCGAAATGCATGCGGTCCACGCCATAGACTTCATAAAGGGCTTCGAGGCTGCTGGCGGGATTGATTAACAGGCTGTCCAGTTCCGTCAGTGTACTCTGATCGGAGAGTGCCTGGGCTGTATACATGAGTCCGGCATCGCGCATGCCCCCGACAATGAGTATCTGGTTTTCGCTACTGGCTGGAAAAGTCGAAAAGAACCCGTAATCTCGAAACTGCTGCCCTTCTTCCGGTAAACCGGCGTCGCTGGTGTAATACCTGCCGGTCTGAGTATTCAATAACTCATCGTAGCTGCGACCGATCTGCAGGTTGGAGGCAGCGAAGACCATGTCGCTGAGTTTGTCGAGGGCGGACAAGTAACCCACATAGATAATATGGTTTTCCCTTAGTTCGATGGTTGTCAGATCGGACATCATGACCACCTGAAAGTGCTTTCCGCTGGCGCTCAGGATCGGGATTATCCTGGAGAGGGCATAGGCACTTCCTTCCGGCATGTAACTGAGATCGAGATCCTGATAATTGTGTGTTGTTTCCCAGTCGCTGAAGTGCCTTTCCTCCAGGTCGTTTCTGGAGTTGATAGTGAAATCCCGCACCATGCGGCCGATATTTCCCCGTTCGTTCAGCTCTCCAAAAATGTAATAGTCTCCCATTACGAGCATGATAGGCTGATCGTCGTCCAGCAGGTTTTCCCAGATCGACGAAACCAGGGGAGGAGCGTGCGGCGGGATACGATCGGCGTTGCGGGTTAACGAAAGGCTTACCAGGTTGGCGAGAAATAGCAGAATGACAGTCAGGGCGAGTCCTCGCATGCTGACTCGACTGCTTGCCGGTCGAGCCGGGGCGGGTACAGCAGCGTCTGGCCGGTTGTCGACCGCCGCTATGGCGTACTGCCCTTTGGGAATTACTATCCGGTAGGGTGCTTCCGCCTGGTGAGAATCGTAATAACTATCGAGTTTTTTGCGTAGCTGGTGAACGTACGCACGTACCGAGGAGTCTCGGGATACATCGTAATCGGAGCCTTTGCCGAGGGCATCCGCCGCTATTTCTATTTCCTTCGGGACCTTCCCGGCCAGAGAGCACCTTAACAGGTAGTCCAGCAGTGCCTCATATACCGGTGACCGGCCCAGTTCCCCACTGGCTTTGATGTGATCAACCAGTTGTTTGATGTCGTCGGCCGTAAACGCCTGCTCTAGCTGAAGGTAAGTCGGGTTGTCCGATGGCAGTGAGGTCATAGTTAATGTCGGACCGGGATGCGCTGAAAAAATAAGCAGGCAAGCAGCAGGAAGTCGTAAGCTAAGCCCTGGGGCAAAATAAATCAACCGCCAGCACTGGCAGAGTCCAATTCGATGATTGCCCGTGTGAAACGCGAATTCAGGTGTTTGCGACAATATGTCGCAGGGGGCTTCAGGCCTGTTGCCTGCGCTTAGAAGCTGGCGTTGTTGGTACCGCAGGCCTGCCCTTATTGCTCTGTTACCTATTGAAAAATAAGATAAAAAAAGAAATGGCGGTCGGGGCTTTGGTGCCGCGCAACCGGCGTAGGCAGGTCGCGGATATAAGCGGGGCGTTGTTGTCAGGAAGCTGCTCAGTATTCATTCAGAGTGACCGGTGACATAATAAGTAGCCTCTAGTTGATTGGCGCCGAGCACTGCGGCAATCAACCAGAGGTTCCTGAACCCGTTCGAATCATTTTAAGATTAACTTGGAGGTTACCGTGAGGAACCAATTCAGTCACTGGCAGAATGTCGCCCGAAGTCTGGCCCTTATCACGACACTTTTTGGGTTTTTATCTACCGTTCAAGCCCACACCGGGCTGAAAGAGTCCCACCCGGCCGATGGCGCTGTTATGAGGGCTGCTCCTGAGCAGATTCGTCTCCAGTTTACGGCGGCAGTCAATCTGGTGCGGTTTACCGTGACTGATCAGACCGGCAGTGCAATCGATCTGGGCTTCCGGCCTCAGTCCAGCACGACTGATGACTACCTGTTGCCTGTAGCGCATCTTGGGGCAGGCACCTACACAGTTGGCTGGGCGGCAATCGGCGAGGATGGTCATACGGTAACTGGCGAGTTCGGTTTCAGTGTCGACCCCAACGCCGAGGAAGAGCACGGTGGTCATCACGCCGAAGGCGGGTCACACTCCCACTAACCAGGCAATGTTCGCGTCTCTGTCTACCTGGGAAATCGTTAGCCTGCTTAGCAAACTGTGCTGGTATCTGGGTGTCACTGGCGTTGCCGGTGGCATCGCTTCGGTGTGGATACTCGCGGACCACAGTCGCCGGGGCCTGCAGTGGAGTGTGCTGTTCACGCTCGCAGGGGCATTGCTGGGATTCCACGGGGTCATCTTTTATTTTCTCGCCCAGGTGGGCGCGGCCAGTAACACCGGTCTGACCGGCATGTTTAACTGGGGCCTGATCAGTTTTTATCTGAATCTCGGTGTTGGTGAAACCAGCCTGCTGCGGATGGGTATTTTCCTGACGCTGGTGCTTGGACAGCTTTTTACAATCGGCTATCTGAAACGACTCACCAGGCCTCCCGGGCAGGCCTTCTTTCGGTTTTTCTATCGGCTCAACGGAATAGCCGTGCTGATTCTATTGTTATCCTTTCAGGCTACCGGGCACACGGCGCCCCTGGGGTTGGCAGCCCGGGTCGCTATTATCCTGCATGTACTGTGCGTAGCGCTCTGGCTGGGCTCGCTGGTCCCATTGCTGCGATCGACCCACCAGTTCGAGCCTGGCCAGGTGCGGTTTATCATGGGTCAGTTCAGTCGCCGTGCTACGGTGATGGTCAGTGTATTGCTCGCAGCGGCGGGATTGCTGGTAGTAAACCTGATCGCATCTCCAGGGGAGCTGTTCAGCTCGGCGTACGGCCTCAACCTGCTGCTGAAAACGGCCCTGGTGTCGGTCATGTTGTCATTGGCTGCACTGAATCGCTGGTGGCTCGTACCGAAGCTGGAAAGCCCTGGAGGTATTTATCAATTACGCCGCAGCATTGCCCTGGAAACAGTTGTCGGCCTGCTGGTCCTGGCAGTTACCGTTTATCTATCCACCGTTATCGGCCCTCTCACTCACAGCGAATAACCCGCGCTGCTGTGCCGAATGTCAAGCTTTTCCCGTGCTCAGACTGCGGCGCCAGGACCTGCTGGTTCAGGTGTGTTGTCAATCAGGGTTTTGAGTGTCAGCGTATCAATGTCCAGCATTACCAGATCAACGCTCTGTCGGGGGGCGTCGAGCAGTGTGGTCGATACAGTGGCGGGCTGCCGGGCAAACAGAATGGCATTGCCCACCGGTGACCATTGCAGGTTGTACAGGTAGTCTTCGCTGCTGAACAGGACCAATGGCCCGCCATCGGAACCGGCCTCAGCCATGTACAGACGCGACAATCCGTATTCATAACGCAGGAAAGCCACTGTCGAGCCGTCCGGTGATATCGCGACGGTTCTGTTCTGGCCGGCCGGTTCGTCAAACGAATTCAGCGTGCTGAGGCTGACCAGGCGACCCTGTAAGGGCTGCTGCTCGGTGATGACCCGATCGCCGGGCCGGTCGAAGTCTGCTAACGACGGGCCGGCTGCGGGCTCGTGACTCGCGCTCCAATAGCTGAAACTCAACCAGCTGCTCACCAGGCAGGCGGCAAGCAATGCCTGGCCTCTGCGGACGCCAGGCCTCGCTAAACCGCACAGTAAGGGGATGCCGGCTATCCACCCCGTGGTTTCCAGGTCGTCCCTTGGCGTGATCGTGCCAACCGGTAGGAGGAGCCGGTAACCTCGCTTCGGAACAGTCTGAAGATAGTCTTTGCGGCATCCACTTTCCTGAAGCGGCGGCTGCAACTGCTTTCTGAGCTCGCTGATGGCTCGCGTCAGGGAGTTGTCGGTCACAATGACCTGGGGCCAGAGTTCATTGCTGAGCTGCTCGCGGGTCACTACCAGACCGCTGTTCGCTGCCAGAAAGCACAGCAGGTGCATGAGTCGAGGCTCTAGATTGCGTTGGCATGAGGTTCCGGAAATGCTCGAAAGCTGATTCAGGGCGGGTTCTATGCGCCAGTCACCAAGCAGGAAAGGGTGTTGCAGGGCTACGCTTAGAGTTTCTTTTTGCGGTAATGTTGTCTCTGACATTATGCGCCTAACCTTATGATAAATAATCAGTAATTAGGATATTTCTCCAGAGTGGCAAGCCAGGCTCGCGGCGCTGCTCCGGGGCGGCGCCGGCGTTGGGGGCCGAGTCGAAGCTGACGGTCGGGCCCCCGAAGCCGATGGCATCCATTCATTCCCAGTGAACGGTTACACGAGGGATAAGAAAACACAGTTGGGAGATTTTTTCCATAGCGCCAGTCTTCCTCAGCTCCGTCTTCAGCTTTTCTGGATATTTTCTTCCGCCTTTATTCAGGACTCTCAAATTGAACCTGGCTAATCTGCTTCCCATGTCCTTGGTACGCCTCCAGACAGCAGGTAATCCTGT is part of the Gammaproteobacteria bacterium genome and harbors:
- a CDS encoding glutamate--cysteine ligase, with the translated sequence MGRSIEKIEFESEDYLRFSARLRENLEALRRLLERPGFGKGQGSFGAELEMYLIDSEGNALCQNQEIQRMMGNPQLTLELNRFNLEYNLTPFAMNNRPFSRSEDELLGAMAQVRECAERVDGRAVPIGILPTLRTVDFNNKTMTDVPRYHALANRLKRDRGGLFKIHIKGQDELHLEIDDITLEGANTSFQVHYRVDPEAFTDTFNALQLVTPLVLAIASNSPIAFGERLWHETRIPLFKKSIDTRKEQLLMNAPWHQLPRVNFGNGWVRNGILDLFAESVHLYPVLLPILDDEDSLATVATGGMPKLSELRLQQSTVWLWNRPIYDDASGGHLRIELRALPSGPSVVDMMANAALAIGLTEGLRPEINRLITALPFSYANYNFYRAAEFGVHSRILWPDPDASQLSDAPVLELLQRLLPVAYAGLQSIGVETSEIDRYLGVIERRIDRGLSGAEWQLQKYDALRRKHDSRTACRLLLDHYYEQSTANKPVSEWD
- a CDS encoding succinylglutamate desuccinylase, whose amino-acid sequence is MFQQTESNSLIHHFDSSISDDIGETIEEFLAFLPGPSRIRLKGKDSSRCRVLVTLLHGNEPSGMRALHKLLKHGCDPAVDIYCYLIATEAAALLPLFTHRQVPGKRDYNRCFLPPFEVDDQGPVCAQLLDEIFRLNPEAVVDMHNTSGEGPSFGVTTSYDEKHDEIVSLFSDRLVVTDLRLGALMETNTARVPVVTIECGGSFESVADRIALEGVSRYFSKEELFAEETRDYGIELFVNPMRVEMHQATTICCAESHVRGSDITLIRDIEHLNFGLVTPDTLLGWVSPEAMSKMAAFDAERKNHFTALYREEGGGLFPRHNQKLFMITSNLEIARSDCLWYVTPAE
- a CDS encoding copper resistance protein CopC, producing MRNQFSHWQNVARSLALITTLFGFLSTVQAHTGLKESHPADGAVMRAAPEQIRLQFTAAVNLVRFTVTDQTGSAIDLGFRPQSSTTDDYLLPVAHLGAGTYTVGWAAIGEDGHTVTGEFGFSVDPNAEEEHGGHHAEGGSHSH
- a CDS encoding CopD family protein, which produces MVITPKAGHTPTNQAMFASLSTWEIVSLLSKLCWYLGVTGVAGGIASVWILADHSRRGLQWSVLFTLAGALLGFHGVIFYFLAQVGAASNTGLTGMFNWGLISFYLNLGVGETSLLRMGIFLTLVLGQLFTIGYLKRLTRPPGQAFFRFFYRLNGIAVLILLLSFQATGHTAPLGLAARVAIILHVLCVALWLGSLVPLLRSTHQFEPGQVRFIMGQFSRRATVMVSVLLAAAGLLVVNLIASPGELFSSAYGLNLLLKTALVSVMLSLAALNRWWLVPKLESPGGIYQLRRSIALETVVGLLVLAVTVYLSTVIGPLTHSE
- a CDS encoding winged helix-turn-helix domain-containing protein — its product is MSETTLPQKETLSVALQHPFLLGDWRIEPALNQLSSISGTSCQRNLEPRLMHLLCFLAANSGLVVTREQLSNELWPQVIVTDNSLTRAISELRKQLQPPLQESGCRKDYLQTVPKRGYRLLLPVGTITPRDDLETTGWIAGIPLLCGLARPGVRRGQALLAACLVSSWLSFSYWSASHEPAAGPSLADFDRPGDRVITEQQPLQGRLVSLSTLNSFDEPAGQNRTVAISPDGSTVAFLRYEYGLSRLYMAEAGSDGGPLVLFSSEDYLYNLQWSPVGNAILFARQPATVSTTLLDAPRQSVDLVMLDIDTLTLKTLIDNTPEPAGPGAAV